One genomic region from Microcystis panniformis FACHB-1757 encodes:
- the radC gene encoding RadC family protein has product MTYSLRIADIPVSERPRERLISVGAKNLSNAELLAILLATGQGKGKLSAVGLGQHILNELSKYRREPLDVLRDIQPQELTAIHGIGPAKATTILAAIELGKRAFQRRPTEKMVIDSPDTAAAILGHELMYQSQERFAVILLDVKNQLIALKVITIGTATETLVHPREIFREVVKQSATKLIIAHNHPTGSLVPSQDDILLTEQLLQGATYLAIPLLDHLILGNGNFQSLRQITDLWEKYPQED; this is encoded by the coding sequence ATGACCTACAGCTTAAGAATTGCCGATATTCCCGTCAGTGAAAGACCAAGGGAACGTTTAATCAGTGTCGGGGCGAAAAACCTCAGTAACGCCGAATTATTAGCGATTTTACTGGCTACAGGTCAAGGTAAGGGGAAACTCTCGGCCGTGGGTTTAGGACAGCATATTCTCAACGAATTGAGTAAATATCGCCGGGAGCCTTTGGACGTTTTGAGGGATATTCAGCCCCAAGAATTAACCGCTATTCATGGCATTGGACCGGCTAAGGCTACTACTATTCTAGCGGCGATCGAATTGGGAAAACGAGCTTTTCAACGACGACCGACGGAAAAAATGGTTATCGATAGTCCCGATACCGCTGCCGCCATACTTGGACACGAACTAATGTATCAGTCTCAGGAACGTTTCGCCGTTATTTTACTCGATGTCAAAAATCAGTTAATCGCACTCAAAGTGATTACTATCGGCACAGCTACAGAAACACTGGTACATCCGCGAGAAATCTTTCGAGAAGTAGTGAAACAATCAGCTACTAAGTTAATTATCGCCCATAATCACCCCACCGGGTCACTTGTGCCTAGTCAAGACGATATTTTACTCACAGAACAATTATTACAGGGAGCTACCTATCTAGCCATTCCTCTCCTAGATCATTTGATCCTCGGTAATGGCAACTTCCAAAGTCTTCGCCAAATCACGGATCTTTGGGAAAAATATCCCCAAGAAGATTGA
- a CDS encoding DUF4164 family protein, producing MSNETVTYSLEAVLTRIEGKIDFLQRDVNERLNKLEIGQSELRGDIKALDERLTGEIKGLTARVADQEFTNRGILIALVVAILGGAAKIFGFLPNP from the coding sequence ATGTCTAACGAAACGGTCACTTATTCCCTTGAGGCTGTCTTGACAAGGATTGAGGGGAAAATCGACTTTTTACAAAGAGATGTCAACGAGCGTTTAAACAAGCTAGAGATAGGACAATCAGAATTAAGAGGGGACATTAAAGCTTTAGATGAACGACTAACCGGAGAAATTAAAGGGTTAACTGCAAGAGTCGCTGATCAGGAATTTACCAATCGGGGGATTCTGATAGCTTTGGTTGTTGCCATTTTAGGAGGAGCGGCCAAAATTTTTGGTTTTCTCCCCAATCCTTGA
- the purM gene encoding phosphoribosylformylglycinamidine cyclo-ligase, which yields MDYKEAGVDVEAGRAFVEKIRQNVESTFRPEVIGGLGGFGGYFQLPSGYRQPVLVSGTDGVGTKLKIAHSLNRHDTVGIDLVAMCVNDVLTSGAEPLFFLDYLATGKLEASQLAAVVSGIARACRDSGCTLLGGETAEMPGFYSAGEYDLAGFCVGIVEKSQLLDGSKVQIGDVAIGLASSGVHSNGFSLVRKIIDTQGLNWQDCPEILSGSSLGEVLLTPTRLYVKPVLELLRSGLDIHAMAHITGGGIPENLPRCLGKGQSVRIYRESWPVLPIFHWLAQMGSVNPEAMFNTFNMGIGFVIIVPSDLAQLTINQLQSSGINAYQIGEVIAGKGEIVGLD from the coding sequence ATGGATTATAAAGAAGCGGGCGTGGATGTGGAAGCGGGACGCGCTTTTGTCGAGAAAATTCGCCAAAATGTGGAAAGTACCTTCCGTCCCGAAGTTATCGGCGGTTTAGGCGGTTTTGGCGGCTATTTTCAGTTACCTTCCGGTTATCGGCAACCAGTGTTAGTATCGGGAACTGATGGTGTAGGAACCAAGCTAAAAATTGCCCATAGTCTCAATCGCCATGATACGGTCGGAATTGACCTGGTGGCCATGTGCGTCAACGATGTCCTAACCTCCGGGGCTGAACCTTTATTTTTCTTGGATTATCTGGCCACTGGTAAACTGGAAGCGTCACAGTTAGCGGCGGTGGTATCGGGAATCGCTAGGGCCTGTCGTGATAGTGGTTGTACTCTTTTGGGAGGGGAAACGGCGGAGATGCCGGGGTTTTATTCGGCGGGAGAGTACGATTTAGCCGGTTTTTGCGTCGGTATTGTCGAAAAAAGTCAATTACTCGACGGCAGTAAGGTGCAAATCGGCGATGTGGCTATCGGTTTAGCCAGTAGTGGGGTTCACAGTAACGGTTTTAGTCTTGTTCGTAAGATTATCGACACCCAGGGCTTAAATTGGCAAGATTGCCCCGAAATTTTGTCCGGCTCTAGCTTAGGTGAAGTTTTGTTAACTCCCACTAGACTTTATGTCAAACCTGTGCTAGAACTGCTGCGCTCTGGGTTAGATATTCACGCCATGGCCCACATTACTGGGGGTGGCATCCCGGAAAATTTGCCCCGCTGCTTGGGTAAAGGGCAGTCTGTGCGGATTTACCGCGAAAGTTGGCCAGTTTTGCCAATTTTTCACTGGTTAGCCCAGATGGGTTCGGTTAATCCCGAAGCCATGTTTAATACTTTCAATATGGGTATCGGTTTTGTGATCATTGTCCCATCAGATCTGGCGCAATTGACTATTAATCAACTACAATCCTCTGGGATTAATGCCTACCAAATCGGCGAAGTGATTGCCGGTAAGGGGGAAATTGTTGGGCTTGATTAA
- a CDS encoding putative quinol monooxygenase — translation MFKIDTCCTLVPYFEVQEGKIAAFKELGPKFIERTRTEEGCIHYAFSFSGNIAHCREGYVDASAVLAHLQNVGELLDEVLKIAKIIRLEVHAPAAEIEKLREPLASLNPQFFILDEGIRRTSEA, via the coding sequence ATGTTCAAAATCGATACTTGCTGTACTCTAGTACCCTACTTTGAAGTACAAGAAGGAAAAATTGCTGCGTTTAAGGAACTAGGCCCCAAGTTCATTGAGAGAACCCGCACCGAAGAGGGCTGTATCCATTATGCTTTTTCCTTTAGCGGCAATATTGCTCATTGCCGCGAGGGTTACGTCGATGCCTCCGCAGTTCTTGCCCACCTACAAAACGTCGGGGAACTGCTAGACGAAGTTCTCAAAATCGCCAAGATTATTCGCCTAGAAGTTCACGCTCCCGCTGCCGAAATCGAAAAACTGCGAGAGCCGTTGGCTTCTCTTAACCCTCAGTTCTTCATTCTCGACGAAGGTATTCGTCGCACCAGCGAAGCTTAA
- the psbA gene encoding photosystem II q(b) protein, which translates to MTTTLQQRESASLWEQFCQWITSTNNRLYIGWFGVIMIPTLLTATTCFIIAFIAAPPVDIDGIREPVAGSLLYGNNIISGAVVPSSNAIGLHFYPIWEAASLDEWLYNGGPYQLVIFHFLLGVFCYLGRQWELSFRLGMRPWICVAYSAPVSAATAVFLIYPIGQGSFSDGMPLGISGTFNFMFVFQAEHNILMHPFHMLGVAGVFGGSLFSAMHGSLVTSSLVRETTEIESQNYGYKFGQEEETYNIVAAHGYFGRLIFQYASFNNSRSLHFFLGAWPVIGIWFTAMGVSTMAFNLNGFNFNQSILDSQGRVIGTWADVLNRAGIGMEVMHERNAHNFPLDLASGEQAPVALIAPAING; encoded by the coding sequence ATGACCACCACTCTACAACAGCGCGAGAGCGCTTCCCTGTGGGAGCAGTTCTGCCAGTGGATTACCAGCACCAACAACCGTTTATACATCGGTTGGTTCGGTGTCATCATGATCCCCACCCTGCTCACCGCCACCACCTGCTTCATCATCGCCTTTATCGCCGCTCCTCCTGTAGATATCGACGGTATTCGCGAGCCTGTAGCTGGTTCCCTACTCTACGGAAACAACATCATCTCTGGTGCAGTTGTTCCCTCTTCTAACGCAATTGGACTCCACTTCTACCCCATCTGGGAAGCAGCTTCCTTAGATGAGTGGTTATACAACGGTGGTCCCTACCAGTTAGTCATTTTCCACTTCTTACTAGGTGTCTTCTGCTACCTCGGTCGTCAGTGGGAACTGTCTTTCCGTTTAGGAATGCGTCCTTGGATTTGTGTAGCTTACTCTGCACCTGTATCCGCCGCAACTGCTGTATTCTTAATCTATCCCATCGGACAAGGTTCCTTCTCTGATGGTATGCCTTTAGGAATCTCTGGAACCTTCAACTTTATGTTTGTGTTCCAAGCAGAACATAACATTCTGATGCACCCCTTCCATATGTTAGGTGTTGCTGGTGTGTTCGGCGGTTCCTTGTTCAGTGCAATGCACGGTTCCCTAGTAACTTCTTCTTTAGTGCGTGAAACCACTGAAATCGAATCTCAGAACTACGGTTACAAATTCGGTCAAGAAGAAGAAACCTACAATATCGTTGCCGCTCACGGTTACTTCGGACGTTTAATCTTCCAATACGCTTCTTTCAACAACAGCCGCTCTCTGCACTTCTTCTTAGGTGCATGGCCGGTAATCGGTATCTGGTTTACGGCAATGGGTGTTAGCACCATGGCGTTCAACCTCAACGGTTTCAACTTCAACCAGTCGATTCTCGATTCTCAAGGTCGTGTAATCGGTACTTGGGCCGATGTGTTAAACCGCGCTGGTATCGGTATGGAAGTAATGCACGAGCGCAATGCACACAACTTCCCCTTAGACTTAGCTAGTGGTGAACAGGCTCCTGTGGCTCTGATTGCTCCCGCTATCAATGGTTAA
- a CDS encoding GUN4 domain-containing protein: protein MGNEIIKIIKIIKIFLASSSELKDDREQFEIFINRKNKEYIEKGIFLELVVWEDFIDAMSKTRLQDEYNKAITQCHIFVSLFHTKVGKYTEEEFTKALETFKANGNLRIYTYFKDAPINASQIRPEIMTLLNFKERLHNLGHFHTIYADINDLKHKFSEQLNKIMPKLAGEIEPAFHQEQQEIEQAPKSQIQQLEQQLEQERLKNAQLLERISRLTEQLINCSSVTEKDRIQSRIKIQQKKLTEKEAIISQMQEQIKQLQFSLKIVITGEIELESEKGIDYTKLRDLLAAGKWEEADQETVKVMCQAAGIDNKGRLDSVSIGNFPCIDLRTINQLWLHYSSGKDGFSVQCQNIEAIGGVEGLRKRETLCLCRPYLLGTSLDLLEALFSRVKTCNLGHITIWRCYN from the coding sequence ATGGGTAATGAAATCATTAAAATCATTAAAATCATTAAAATCTTTCTCGCCTCCTCATCTGAATTGAAAGATGATAGAGAACAATTTGAAATATTTATCAACCGTAAAAACAAAGAATACATAGAAAAGGGAATATTTTTAGAATTAGTTGTCTGGGAAGATTTTATCGATGCTATGTCAAAAACGCGCCTACAAGATGAATACAATAAAGCGATTACACAGTGCCATATTTTTGTCAGTCTCTTTCATACTAAAGTAGGTAAATACACTGAAGAAGAATTTACCAAAGCGTTGGAAACCTTTAAAGCAAATGGTAATCTACGGATTTATACCTATTTCAAAGATGCACCCATCAATGCGAGTCAAATTAGACCAGAAATTATGACTTTGTTGAATTTCAAGGAAAGACTCCATAATTTAGGACATTTTCATACTATCTATGCTGACATTAACGACCTGAAACATAAATTTAGCGAACAACTAAATAAGATTATGCCAAAATTAGCCGGGGAAATCGAGCCGGCTTTTCATCAAGAACAGCAGGAAATAGAACAAGCACCGAAATCTCAGATTCAGCAGTTAGAACAACAGTTAGAACAAGAGCGACTAAAAAACGCTCAATTACTAGAAAGAATATCTCGCTTAACTGAACAGCTAATAAATTGTTCAAGTGTAACGGAGAAGGATCGTATCCAATCTAGAATTAAAATACAGCAAAAAAAACTAACAGAAAAAGAAGCAATAATTTCTCAGATGCAAGAACAAATAAAGCAGCTACAATTTTCTTTAAAAATTGTTATAACAGGAGAAATCGAACTCGAAAGTGAGAAAGGAATCGACTACACTAAACTTCGTGACTTACTAGCAGCAGGTAAGTGGGAGGAGGCGGATCAAGAAACAGTTAAAGTCATGTGTCAAGCAGCAGGAATAGACAACAAAGGCCGCCTAGACTCAGTGTCTATCGGCAACTTCCCCTGTATAGATTTACGAACTATTAACCAACTCTGGCTGCACTACAGTAGCGGTAAGGACGGCTTCAGTGTCCAATGTCAAAATATTGAAGCGATTGGTGGCGTAGAGGGATTAAGGAAGCGAGAAACCTTGTGTTTGTGCCGCCCGTACCTACTAGGTACATCCCTTGATTTATTAGAGGCTCTCTTCTCTCGCGTAAAGACTTGTAACCTGGGACATATAACGATTTGGCGGTGCTACAATTAA
- a CDS encoding DUF433 domain-containing protein, with protein MQLEEYFEVFEPDDIRIKGHRIGIEDVINYHLKGYTSQQILQELPTLNLEKIYATLTYYYQNKTLIDAYLQRLRDWQEEQYQQWLNTEPSPLIQRLRQLKLKRKQQELNLA; from the coding sequence ATGCAACTAGAAGAATACTTTGAAGTTTTTGAGCCAGATGACATCCGCATTAAAGGACATCGCATTGGGATTGAGGATGTCATCAACTACCATTTAAAAGGTTATACTTCCCAGCAGATTCTCCAAGAGTTACCCACCTTAAACCTAGAGAAAATTTACGCTACTCTCACCTATTACTATCAAAATAAGACCCTGATAGATGCTTATCTTCAGCGCCTCCGTGACTGGCAGGAAGAACAATATCAGCAGTGGTTAAATACCGAGCCATCCCCCCTGATTCAACGCCTAAGACAACTAAAACTAAAACGGAAACAGCAAGAACTAAACCTCGCATGA
- a CDS encoding DUF5615 family PIN-like protein: protein MRIWFLLDENLSPNLKISLLRLNPNLDILRVGEPDAPPLGTLDPEILDYVASFQRLLVTRL from the coding sequence ATGAGAATCTGGTTTTTGTTAGATGAAAACTTATCCCCAAACCTCAAAATATCTCTGTTGCGATTGAATCCTAATCTCGATATTTTGCGAGTAGGTGAACCCGATGCACCACCACTGGGAACTTTAGACCCAGAAATCCTAGATTATGTTGCGTCATTTCAACGGTTATTAGTCACCAGGCTCTAA
- the cofH gene encoding 7,8-didemethyl-8-hydroxy-5-deazariboflavin synthase subunit CofH translates to MTNSSITAPVTDILAKARSGANLSAKEAIILLETTDNRLIAQIRETADFLRRQQAGDTVTYVINRNINFSNICEQHCSFCAFRRDENEEGAFWLNLEEIIAKAADAVHRGATEICMQGGLNPKAKIKGNSLDYYLEIVKKLKQAFPNLHLHAFSPQELQFIAREDGLSYEKVIASLQEAGVNSLPGTAAEVLVDEVRRVICPEKIDAATWLEIVGTAHRLGLHTTSTMLCGHIETPSQQVQHLEKIRKQQEIALENNYPAKITEFILLPFVGQSAPKPLRNRVGRDQPILADTLKLTAVARIYLGNSIKNHQPSWVKLGLQGATEALNWGCNDLGGTLMEEHITTMAGALGGTCLTVEELATAIKSLDRPARQRDTIY, encoded by the coding sequence GTGACTAACTCCTCCATCACCGCACCCGTAACCGATATTTTGGCCAAAGCGCGGTCAGGGGCAAATTTATCGGCAAAAGAAGCGATTATCTTGCTAGAAACTACCGATAACCGTTTAATTGCCCAGATTCGGGAAACGGCCGACTTTTTGCGTCGTCAACAGGCAGGAGATACCGTCACCTACGTTATCAATCGCAATATTAATTTTAGTAACATTTGTGAGCAGCATTGCAGTTTTTGTGCATTCAGACGCGATGAAAATGAAGAGGGGGCTTTCTGGCTTAATTTAGAGGAAATTATCGCTAAAGCGGCGGATGCTGTCCATCGTGGGGCCACAGAAATTTGTATGCAGGGAGGATTAAACCCAAAAGCCAAGATTAAGGGCAATTCCTTAGACTATTACCTCGAAATTGTTAAAAAACTGAAACAAGCCTTTCCTAACCTGCATTTACACGCTTTTTCGCCCCAAGAACTCCAATTTATTGCTAGAGAAGACGGTTTAAGTTACGAAAAAGTTATCGCTTCCCTGCAAGAAGCAGGAGTAAATTCTCTCCCGGGGACGGCTGCCGAGGTGTTAGTCGATGAGGTAAGACGGGTAATTTGTCCAGAAAAAATCGATGCTGCCACTTGGTTAGAAATAGTCGGTACTGCTCATCGCTTGGGGTTACATACCACCAGTACCATGCTCTGCGGTCATATTGAAACCCCTAGTCAACAGGTGCAGCACCTTGAAAAAATTAGAAAACAGCAAGAAATCGCCCTAGAAAATAATTATCCGGCTAAAATCACCGAATTTATTTTATTGCCTTTTGTGGGACAATCAGCCCCCAAACCCCTGAGAAATCGAGTCGGACGAGATCAACCAATTTTAGCCGATACATTAAAATTAACGGCAGTGGCGCGGATTTATTTGGGCAATAGCATTAAAAATCATCAACCCAGTTGGGTAAAATTGGGCTTACAGGGGGCAACAGAAGCCTTAAACTGGGGTTGCAACGATCTCGGTGGCACTCTCATGGAAGAACATATTACCACTATGGCCGGGGCCCTGGGCGGCACTTGTTTGACCGTCGAGGAATTAGCAACGGCGATTAAATCCCTCGATCGCCCGGCCCGTCAACGAGATACAATCTATTAG
- the psb29 gene encoding photosystem II biogenesis protein Psp29, translating to MDKIRTVSDSKRDFYTRHTRPINSVYRRVVEELLVEMHLLSVNVDFHYDPIYALGVVTSFEKFMEGYRPGEDKPNIFNALCQAVNGNPEVYRRDAENMIAIAKETNIDSLLSQLQNPALGGNNQLSDSLVSVINAPKFKYSRLFAIGLYTILAEAQPDMIKEKEKREQILQKFSEILRLSSEKLQKDLDVYRGNLDKMDQLLKVIEDALEAEKKKRQQKEQEKQTTLQ from the coding sequence GTGGATAAAATTCGCACCGTTTCCGATAGTAAGCGTGATTTTTATACTCGCCACACCCGCCCCATCAATTCGGTGTATCGGCGCGTGGTTGAGGAATTATTAGTCGAGATGCACCTGCTCTCCGTTAATGTAGATTTCCATTATGATCCAATTTATGCCCTTGGGGTGGTTACTTCTTTCGAGAAGTTCATGGAAGGCTATCGTCCGGGGGAGGATAAACCGAATATTTTTAATGCTTTGTGCCAAGCGGTTAATGGTAATCCCGAAGTCTATCGTCGTGATGCCGAAAATATGATCGCTATTGCCAAAGAAACTAATATTGATTCCTTGCTTTCCCAACTGCAAAACCCTGCTCTAGGTGGTAACAATCAGTTGTCTGATAGTCTAGTTTCGGTGATCAACGCTCCTAAGTTTAAGTATAGTCGCCTGTTTGCCATCGGTCTCTATACCATTTTAGCCGAAGCACAACCGGACATGATCAAGGAAAAAGAAAAACGCGAACAAATTTTGCAAAAGTTCTCAGAAATTCTCCGTCTCTCCAGCGAGAAACTGCAAAAAGACCTCGATGTTTATCGCGGTAATCTTGATAAAATGGATCAGCTGCTCAAGGTTATCGAAGATGCCCTAGAAGCAGAAAAGAAAAAACGTCAACAAAAAGAACAGGAAAAACAAACCACCCTGCAATAA
- the smpB gene encoding SsrA-binding protein SmpB, with protein sequence MANQDDKIKIISDNRQARHLYEILETFEAGVQLVGTEVKSVRAGKVNLRDGYVLVRNGEAVLINVHISPYEQSSEYFNHDPRRTRKLLMHKKEISKLIGQVEQKGLTLVPLKMYFKGSWVKISIGLGRGKKLHDKREDLKRRQDQRDMARAMKR encoded by the coding sequence ATGGCCAATCAAGACGACAAAATCAAAATTATCAGTGATAACCGGCAAGCACGCCATCTCTACGAGATTTTAGAGACTTTTGAAGCGGGGGTGCAGTTGGTGGGGACCGAGGTTAAATCCGTGCGTGCCGGTAAGGTAAACCTGCGGGATGGTTACGTTTTAGTCCGCAATGGTGAAGCGGTGTTAATTAACGTTCATATTTCCCCCTACGAACAGAGTAGCGAATATTTTAATCACGATCCGCGCCGGACGAGAAAATTGTTGATGCACAAAAAGGAAATCAGCAAACTCATCGGTCAAGTGGAACAGAAAGGTTTAACTCTTGTGCCTTTGAAGATGTATTTTAAAGGTAGTTGGGTAAAAATCAGCATTGGCCTCGGTAGAGGCAAGAAATTACACGATAAACGCGAAGATTTGAAACGTCGTCAGGATCAACGGGATATGGCACGAGCGATGAAGCGTTAA
- a CDS encoding DUF2808 domain-containing protein — protein MLKVLTKVIKYAKAPALIALSLAVGAGIILPKITLANGNPGLTIFSGVDRKDILDYFLQFGGRPKQMDRYKFYIPPKKLSQGASAFFISYPDYFNGQFDTNKIEVRINGKSLPLKEVVWDKDSRVIQIVPEQAIDPTSKVEIVMSNVRNPQLGTYYFTCDVIASGNIPVRLYVGTWIVSIEP, from the coding sequence ATGTTAAAAGTCTTGACAAAAGTAATTAAATATGCTAAGGCACCCGCTTTAATTGCTCTATCTTTAGCTGTGGGTGCGGGAATTATTTTACCAAAAATAACTTTAGCCAATGGCAACCCCGGCCTAACAATTTTTAGTGGCGTTGATCGCAAGGATATCTTAGATTATTTCTTGCAATTTGGCGGTCGTCCCAAGCAAATGGATCGTTATAAATTCTATATTCCGCCGAAAAAACTCTCCCAAGGGGCTTCAGCTTTTTTTATTTCCTATCCCGATTATTTTAACGGCCAGTTTGACACCAATAAAATCGAGGTACGCATCAACGGCAAATCTTTACCTTTAAAGGAAGTGGTTTGGGATAAGGATAGTCGCGTTATTCAAATTGTCCCCGAACAAGCGATCGATCCGACCAGCAAAGTTGAAATCGTCATGTCTAATGTCAGAAATCCTCAATTAGGCACTTATTACTTTACCTGTGATGTGATTGCCTCTGGCAATATTCCCGTCCGTCTCTACGTTGGGACTTGGATTGTCAGTATCGAACCTTAA
- a CDS encoding KGG domain-containing protein, giving the protein MTGKSKRGFASMDQAKQKEIASKGGKAAHQKGTAHEFTSEEAREAGRKGGEAVSRDRAHMAAIGREGGKNSHKGSRKNLNSEENYPTNESIGENSSDFSNSEANS; this is encoded by the coding sequence ATGACAGGTAAGAGTAAACGCGGTTTTGCCTCTATGGATCAAGCTAAACAAAAGGAAATCGCTAGTAAAGGTGGTAAAGCTGCTCATCAAAAAGGTACAGCCCACGAATTTACCTCCGAAGAAGCTCGCGAAGCGGGACGAAAGGGTGGTGAAGCGGTTAGCCGGGATCGCGCCCACATGGCAGCTATTGGACGAGAAGGGGGGAAAAATTCCCACAAAGGCAGTCGCAAAAACTTAAACTCCGAGGAAAATTACCCAACCAACGAGTCTATAGGTGAAAATTCCTCAGATTTTAGCAACTCGGAGGCGAATAGTTAA